The Setaria viridis chromosome 2, Setaria_viridis_v4.0, whole genome shotgun sequence DNA window ACAGTATTTTTTAAAAGCAACAGCCAGGAATACAAGGTGCACAGTAACAATTATTGTTCCTGCAGAATATTTCCTTTATACATCTTGTATACGTGACTCGATTTAGTGTACGTTCAAATGTTACAAGGGTACATAAAACATTATTCTTAACAAAGTAAGCGGTCAGCGAGCATCACGTACGTGCAATGACGAAGTTGCAATTTAAATAACCGAACTAGTGAATGAAACACTGAAGTGAAAAGTTGCCTTGCAAATGAACAAAGCCAAAAGTTAAGTTGCCCTTGTACGAACCTGGCTATAAAATTAAGGAAGGTAACCTGATCGATGAAGCCCTTAGCAAGCGTAGCCACGGTAATAACTGCACATAGTCGTGTCAATTCACCTTAGTCATTGAAGAAATTAACTATAATTTGTCTCATGCTAGCTGTATATGGATCTATCGCAACCATAATTTACTGAATCACAAGAGAGATGAACTTACATAGTTTAAGCCGGATGATAAAGTCGGTGGCAAAACCCCTCCTCCTGACATCCGCCGCCATGACGCAGAGCCTGTAGAAAGCGTAGTGCAGCACGAAATCGACGAACGCCGACGGCGCAGCCTTACAGAGATGGTAGGCAGCCACGCACGACATGAGGGCACCTGCATACACACAATCAATCAGCAGATGGAGTAGGATGCACGTTCGTTGTTCGACGTTTTGTATTAGCAATTACGTACCGATGGGCAAGCAGATGTGGAACTCCTCGACGTCGTAGACGGTCTTGAGCTTGCGCACGTCGTCGAAGAGGTCCCGGAGCGGGCGGGcgagcaggccggcggcggcgcctttcacggcggccgcggcctcctTGGACTCGCGCACGTACCGCTTCTTGATCGCCTCCGGGCTGAAGTCCGTTTCCTCGAACTCTTTGAGCTCCTCGAAGCTCGGCGCCCACCAGGGCGGGTCCGGGAAGTCGTCCTCAtcggccacgccgccgtcggGGCCGGAGGTGGTGTTGCCTGACGACGGTGCGCACCGCAGCcgcacgcccgccgccggccgggtggCGGATCGGAGAGGGGCGCGCGCTGGggcggttgcggcggcggcggcggggagacgGGCGGGCGATGGGGCAGCCGGGCGCAGAGGACTACACGACACCGTGCGGATCACCGGCGCGCGCGCCCCGGGAAACACCAGGCCAGAAGCAGCCAGCGACGCCATCGCCGTAGTTTGGTTGGCGGCGCGGGTCTGCAGGCACCGATGATTGATATATAGACGAGAACGCCTGTCTTGTGCGTGCCCGTGTGTCCGTCTAGGAAAGGAACTACTCCAGCATCAATCCGGCTGGCT harbors:
- the LOC117844320 gene encoding uncharacterized protein, encoding MASLAASGLVFPGARAPVIRTVSCSPLRPAAPSPARLPAAAAATAPARAPLRSATRPAAGVRLRCAPSSGNTTSGPDGGVADEDDFPDPPWWAPSFEELKEFEETDFSPEAIKKRYVRESKEAAAAVKGAAAGLLARPLRDLFDDVRKLKTVYDVEEFHICLPIGALMSCVAAYHLCKAAPSAFVDFVLHYAFYRLCVMAADVRRRGFATDFIIRLKLCKFISLVIQ